Sequence from the Sphingomonas sp. SORGH_AS_0950 genome:
GCGGAGATGGCGGGGCGCAACCGGCATGAGCCGATCGCGTCCCCCGTCACCTGGCCGCCGCGGCACGATCGCTATGACGTGATGGTCGTCGGCGCGGGGTTCGCCGGGGCGGTGATGGCGGAGCGGCTGGCGGCCGATGGGGGCAAGCGCGTGCTGGTGGTTGACCGGCGCTCGCATATCGCGGGCAATGCCTATGACCATCACGATGCGGCGGGCATCCTGGTCCATCGCTATGGCCCGCACATCTTCCACACCAATTCGGGCGAGATATTCGACTATCTGTCGCGCTTCACCGATTGGCGGCCCTATGAGCATCGCGTGCTGGCCGATGTCGGCGGCAAACAGGTGCCGATGCCGATCAACCGTACGACGCTGAACGCGCTCTACGGGCTGGACCTGTCGAGCGATGCGGAGGTCGAGGCGTTCCTGGCGTCCCGCGCCGAGCCGGTCGATCCGATCCGCACATCCGCCGATGTCGTCGTGTCGAAGGTCGGCCGCGAACTCTACGAGACCTTCTTCCAGGGCTATACCCGCAAGCAATGGGGCATGGACCCGTCCGAACTCGACAAGTCGGTCACCGCGCGGGTGCCGACGCGCACCTGTACCGACGACCGCTATTTCGGCGATCGCCATCAGGCGATGCCGGCGCAGGGCTTTACCCGAATGTTCGAGGCGATGCTCGACCATCCCAATATCGACCTGTTGCTGGGGGTCGACTATGCCGATGTCCGCGACGCCTATCCGCATGACCATCTGGTCTTCACCGGGCCGATCGACGAGTATTTCGGCTATCGATACGGTCGGCTGCCCTATCGCTCGCTTCGCTTCGAGCATCGGACGCTGAACGAGGAACGGCATCAACCCGTCGCCGTCGTCAACTATCCCGACGAGGCCGTCCCCTATACGCGCATCACCGAATACAAGCATCTGACCGGGCAGGTCGCGCCGCAGACCAGCCTGACCTATGAATATCCCAGCGCGACGGGCGACCCCTATTACCCGATCCCCCGCGACGAGAACCAGGCGCTCTACAGACGCTATGAGGCGCTGGCCCTGGCCGAGCCGCATGTCAGTTTCGTCGGGCGGCTGGCGACCTATCGCTATTACAATATGGACCAGGTCGTCGGGCAGGCGCTGGCGACCTATCGGCGGCTGAAGCCGATGCTGGACGAGGCCGCGATGCCGGGTGTCGCCGCATTGGCGGGAGGACGCAGCGCGGCATGAACCACCAGCGAGCGGACGAAGCCGTCAGGCCGGTCGTCCTGCTGGCGGCCGAGACGAACTTCGTCACCGATTACGTGGCGAGCGTCCTCTGCGAGCGTGGCATTTCGATGATCGGTCCGTTGGTGAACCCATCGCAGGCGTGCAGGTCCTGGCGACGCAGCCCGTGCGTGCCGCCATCCTGTTCGACACCGCGGCCTCGCAGGATCGCGCCCGACTGATCGCGATGCTGAACCACCGGACGCTGCCCTATCTGACGGTGATGGGGCCTCGCAACGTCGAAGGGCAAGAGGATGGCGCCGTGCTGTTTTCCCCCTTCGCCGCCTGTCAGGTGGCCGACTGGGTCGCGGAGCAGACGTGATCGGCCGGATGTCCGGGGCCGGGCCGATCGATGCGGGACCTATTGCAACGAGTTTGACAGACGATGAAGCGTAAAGCCGCCATTGCGAATGCCATTATCGAAAGCGCGATGGACTATGCGATCATATCGCTCGATTCCGAAGGCGTCATCACGAGCTGGAACGACGGGGCCGAACATGTGCTCGGCTGGTCTGCGGGAGAAGCGTTGGGCCAGCCGGGCGAGATCATCTTCACGGCGGAGGATCGTGCGGCCGACGTGCCGCGCCGGGAAATGCAGCAGGCCGACCAAGCGGGACGCGCCGCCGGCGAACGCTGGCACGTACGGCGCGACGGCAGCAAGTTCTTCGCGCTGGGCGAGCTGATGCCGCTCCGGCTGGAGGAAGGCGGCTATGTCAAGATCCTGCGCGACCGCACCGATCAGCGTCGCGCGGTCCAAGACCTGGAGGACAGCCGCAAGGCGACCAGCGGCGCCCATGCGATGCTGGCCGAACTGACCGAGTCGCTCGAGGACCCGTTTTACGCGGTCGATGCGGAAGGGCGCTTCACCTATATCAACCGTAAGGCGGGCGAACTCTGGGGGCGGGCGCCCGGCGACCTGATCGGTAAGATCTGTTGGGACGAGTTTCCCCAGGCGGTCGGCAGCGAACCCTATCATGCCCATCGACGCGCGATGGTCGAGCGTACTGCCATCCGCCTCGAAGCGAAGTCGCCGATCCTGGGCAAATGGATCGACATCGACATCCATCCGATCACGACCGGCGGACTGGCCGTCTATTTCAAGGACGCCAGCCAGCGCAAGGCGGCGGAGATCGCGTTGCGGGCGCGGAACGACACGCTGTCTGAGGAGATCGCCGAGCGCACCCGCGAACGCGACCGGATATGGCAGTTGTCGGGCGACTTGATGGACGTGTGCAGCGCCGATGGTCGCCTCCACACCGTCAATGCCGCCTGGACGGCGATGCTGGGCTGGACCGAGGAGGAACTGCTCGGCGGCAATTTCTTCGACCTGATCCATCCGGAGGATCGCGAGGCGACGGCCGCCGAGTTTGCGCGGCTCGCCAAGGGAGAGGAAGCGGCGCATTTCGAGAACCGGTTTCGCGGACGCGACGGCCGCTATCGCGTCATCTCCTGGACCACCGCGCCCGAGGCGGAACTGTTCTACTCGATCGGCCGCGACATGACCGATCATCGCCGCGTGGAGGAGCAATTGCGCCAGAGCCAGAAGATGGAAGCCGTCGGGCAGCTCACCGGCGGGCTGGCGCACGACTTCAACAATCTGCTGACCGGCATCACGGGCAGCCTGGAGATGATGGCGATCCGTATCGCACAGGGGCGGATCGGCGATGTCGAGAAATATAACGCGGCGGCGCACGGCGCGGCCAAGCGTGCCGCCGCCCTGACCCACCGCCTGCTCGCCTTTTCCCGCCGCCAGACGCTGGACCCCAGGCTGATCGACCCCAATCGGTTGATCGAGGACATGCTGGAGCTGATCGTTCGCTCGGCGGGGCCCGATATCGATACCCGCTATGTGACGCAGGTGGATCTCTGGACCACGTTGGTGGACCCCAATCAGCTGGAAAACGCGCTGCTCAATCTCTGTATCAACGCCAGGGATGCGATGCCCGATGGTGGAAGGCTGACCATCGAAACGTCCAACCGCTCGCTCGACGATCGCACCGCGCGGTTCCACGAGATGGAGCCGGGGCGCTACGTCGCGGTCTGCGTGTCCGATACGGGGATCGGGATGACCCCCGATGTCGTCGCCAAGGCGTTCGACCCGTTCTTCACCACCAAGCCGATCGGCGTCGGCACCGGCCTTGGCCTGTCGATGATCTATGGTTTCGCGCGCCAGTCGGGCGGCAGCGTGCGTATCCACTCCCAGCCCGGCGAAGGGACGACCGTCTGCGTCTATCTGCCCGCGCATATCGGCCGCGCCGAGGCGGACGACGATGACGCCGATCTGGCCGATGCCCCCCGCGCCATATCGGGCGAGACCGTGCTGGTCGTCGACGACGAACCATCGGTGCGCATGCTGGTGACCGACGTGCTGGAGGAACTGGGCTATACCGCGATCGAGGCGGCGGACGGCGCCGCCGGGCTGAAGGTTCTGCAATCCGATGCACGGATCGACCTTCTGGTATCCGATGTCGGTCTGCCCGGGGGCATGAACGGTCGGCAGATGGCCGATGCCGCCCGTGTGACCCGACCCGATCTGAAGGTCCTGTTCATCACCGGCTTCGCCCAGAACGCAGCGGTGGGCAACGGGCAGCTTGAACCGGGCATGCATGTCATGACCAAGCCCTTTGCCATGGAAGCCATGGCCACGCGGATCAAGGCGCTGATCGAAGGGGGCTAGGCCGCCTGCTTCGCCCTGCGCAGCGCGTCCATCAGGATGCGGCTGTAGATGCGGTGCGTCTCGGCCTCCCGGTGGACACCGGCGCTGGACGGCGCGATGCCCAGCGATGCGGCGGGGGTGAAGGTGAGCTCGCCGAAATAGATGCCGTCGCGACCGTCATACAGGTCGACGCGTACAAAGGCGAACGGCGCCGACAGCGCTCGGGCAGCGGCGATCATCCGTTTCAGTCGGTCCTTCGCCGCCCTGGCGAAGCCGTCCGGCGCGCTCAGGCCGTCGCCTTCATCCATCGGATCGAAGTGCGGCACGCGGAACAGGCGACTCCAGGGCTGCCCGAAGCGGCCATGGTCGATCTGGCACAATAGCGGCTCGCCATGGATGCAGTGGAATTTGTAATCGTCGGGCGGCCCGGCCATGTGCGTTGGGATCATTGTCTCGACGATGATCTTTCGTGGCAGGCGCCAATATTGCATCTCCCGCAGGATCGACGCGTAATCCATCGAGGCCAGATCATACAGGTCGCGCAGCGCCGCAGGGTCCGCGAGATCCCGCAAAAAGGTGACGCCACCGCTGGCATGGGTCGGCTTGGCCAGGGCATCGGTCCCGATAAAGGGGCGGAGCCGGTCGAATAGGTCTTCGGGCGAGGCCAGCGTCTCGACCGGGATGACGGCCAGCGTCTCCGGGATATGAAGATCGAGGCAACGTTGATGTGCCTCGACCTTGGCGGTTTGCTTATCGACAAAGGCCTGCTCCGATGCGGACCAGTGCGGATCGATCATCCGGTCATAGATGACGTCGTTGATCCGCGCGTCGGGATGGTGGGGCGGAAGCGGCGGGCGGCCGAATTTTCGCTCGAATGGCACGGAGGCCAGCCGATGATTAGCGGCCCGCGTCATGGGGCCATGCCCATCGTCGCCCGCGTCTCTGTTCGGCTTTTCGCTCATGGATGACGGTGAAATGGCCGCGCGAGGTCAGTCATGGTCGGCGGTCGCGCGCTCGACGCACAATCCGATCGCCGCGATGCGGTCGACCTCGGCATAGGGTGCGTTGTCCAGTTCGTCGCCAAAGATGTCGGGATCGAGCACGCGGTAATCCTGGCGGTAGCCGGTCGCGGGAATTGCGTGCTGTATCGCGTCCCGAACCACGTCACGGCCACCCACGATCGACACGCCCGTATGCATCAGGAAGCGGCCGCCCGGCGCCAGTTTGCGGATCGCCATCAGCGTCCAGTCGACCGACAGCCTGCCGCCATAGAGATCGCCGCCGTCGCGATAGGCACGGCGGACGGGATCTATCATGAACGGCGGATGGGTGACGATCAGGTCGAACGGCCCGTCGACCTCCTCGGGTGTCTGCGCCATCACGCCATGGTTGGCGATCCCCGAGAAGGTCGCATTGATCGACGCGAGTTGCAGAGCCTTGGGATTCAAGTCGGCCAGCGTCAGCTCCGCCTTGCCGTGCAGCGATGCGGCGACGATGCCACCGACCCCGGCTCCGGCGCCATAGTCGAGGATGCGGGCCTCAGTCGGCAACCCGGCCAGGTGGCGTGAGATATAGTCGGCGAAGCGGTAGCTGTCAGGGCCCAGGAATACGGCATCGCGTGCCGTGGTCGGATAGCGCGAATGAAGGAACAGCTGCCCCAGCACGTTCGAGACGCGGATGGCGGCGGTTACCAGTCCGTCCGGACGCTCCTCCAGCAACCCTTGCGCGGCAAGGATCGCGAGGAGAGCAGGGGGCAGGGCGTCGCGGCGGCAGGGCAGGGACCATCCCAGCAGGTCGGCCACGGTCGCGCCGACCTGCCGATCGGGTCGCGCTATCACCCGCGCCTGCGACGCCGGGGTGGGCGCGATGAAGTCGTAATCCATCGAACGCAGCATGCCGAGCAGGTCGAGCATCGCGTTGCGCGAAATGCCGGACACGGCATCGGACCCATCCGCCTTGAAAGAAGTCTCGTCGGGCTCTGTTACGTTCATATGATCACCATAATTCACGATGCTGGCCGCCAATCGCGGCGCTGGCCGTCGAGGGACATGATCCGCGTCAGGCCGTCTTCTGGATCAGCGGTTCGATCCGCAGATTGACGATGTCGCAATTGGCCGATCGGCTGAGCACGAACAGGATTGCGTCGGCGACATCCTCGGCAGGCAGCATCCGTCCGTCCGCGACGGCGGCCTGTTTTTCCTCCTCGCTGCATTCCTGCATCTCGGTGTCGACCGATCCGGGCTGGATCACGCTGACCCGGATACGCTTGTCCGCCACCTCCTTGCGCAGCGTCTCCGCAAAGGCCTGGATGCCAGCCTTGGTCGCGGCATAGACGCTTTCGCCCGCGGCCTTGATCTCGGTACTGATCGATCCGACGAACAGCAGATGGCCGCCGCCCTGGTCCTGCATCCGCAGGATGGCCGCGCGGGCACAGGCGAGATAGCCGGTCAGATTGGCATCGATCACATAACGCCAATCGTCGTCGGCCATCTCATGGATCGGCTGCGCGCCCAGTGCGGCGCACGCGACCAGCATGTCGATGCCGCCCAGCCGGTCGTCGACGGCGGCGAAGACGCGGTCGATACCCTCCTGCGTCGCGGCATCCTCGGCGATCCCGGTGACATCGCCATCGATCCCGGCCAGCGCCGCGTCGAGCGCGTCCTGATGCCGCCCGAAGGTCAGGACGCGCGCACCCTCGGCCGCCAGAGCCTTCAGCGCGGCCCGGCCGATGCCGGTGGTGCCGCCGGTCAGCAGGATGCGGCGGCCGGACAACATGGTGGGGTTCTTGGTCATTGGCTATTCCCAGGTCAGGATCAGGCGCCCATGGGCGGGCACGCAGTAATCGATGCGATCGGCGTCGACGGCATCGGGCGCGATGGCCTCGCCGCTGGCGGTGGTGACGCGGCTGTCGGTCAGCGTGCGCCGCTTCAGCCGGACGAGGCGCAGCCAGGCGGTGCGCGTCTCGCCCCCGTCGAGCAGGATCGACAGAGCATGGTCCCCGACCCGCTCGACCGCGCGGAGCAGCATGTCGCAATAGAGGCGGAAGGGTGCGCCCTCGACGGTGTGGAAGGCGCTGGAGGCGAAGATGAACGCCGCCCCCGCGCCGTACACCTCCTGTCCCACCTGCCCGGCGGGCTGGCCATCGGGATACAGGTCCTCCAGCGGGAAGGAGAGCCCCTGGTCGATATGGCCGTTGGGCTCGCGCTGCTCCTCGGAGATCGCCTCGGGCGGCAGCGCGTCGGGATAGTAATACCAGGCGCGCGACAGGGCATAGCGGCAATATTCGCTGATCAGCATCCGCGCCTCCGGGTCGAGGTCGGGGCCGCCATCGTCCAGATAGCGCTCGAACGCGACATAGCTGTCGAAACATTCGTACATCGCCATGTACGGCGCATCCTGAAGACAGGTGACCGCCAGGAACGTCTCGTAATGGGCGGCATGCCCGATCCGGCTGTCCCAGATCACCGCATTGTGCAGGAAGCTGGCCAGATAGACATAGCTTTGTTCGCGATAGACGTCGCGATTGGTGATCCGCCACAGCCGCATGCAGGCGGCGGCCCCCCAGGCGGTCAGATTGGCCTGATAGTTGATCGCGAAGCCCAGTCCGATGGCCGCATCGATCGCCGCGCGCGCCTCGTCCAGATAGGTCTTGTCGTCGGTCAGCTCGAACGCCTGGAGCATGACCCAGGCATAGATGCCGCCGACATCGGTTTGCCCGCGCCCGTCGACCGGGGCCTCTTTGGTGATGACCGAGAAGTCGGTGACGTCATATTCGATCGGCCAACGATAGTCGAAATGCCGCGCGACGCGCACGCCATAGCCGATCGCCTTCAGGAACAGCGCCCGCGCCTCGTCATCGCCGTCGAGCGCCAGCGTGCCGAGGTTCAGCAACGGGTGATAGAGATACCAGCTGTCGACCGCATCGGCATTCTTGTCCTTGCCGACATTGGGCAGATAGCGGCGAAACGTGCCGAGCCCCTCGTCGAAGAAGCGCGGCAGCCCCGCCTTGAACGTCGCCTCCAGCGGATGCGGTTCGCCGCGCCATTTGCCCCAACGGTGGAGCGCGGCGATCACCGACATCTGCACCATGATGTCGGGATATTCCGCCCCCGTATAGGGATGGACATAGCGATGGCCGTAATGGCGGATCGTGGCGTCGGGCGCTTCGTCCAGATCACGCGCGGCGCGCTCGGCGCGGTCGATCCAGTCGCGATAGGCGACCGGCGGCGGGTCGAGCAGGTCATAGGCGCTGCCCAGCATCTGCACGAACTGGCGCGCGGACTCGCGTTCGTGCGGCGGGGCATGGTGGCGAAAGACCAGGATCGTGTCGGACAGCGTCACGCTCTCCCCCGCCGGAAGCGCGACCTCGGCGGGGTCGGCCTCGGCATCGGGGACGGGCAGCGCATAGCCCAGTTCGGGCCAGCTGCCCCCCACCGTCTCGCGCGGGACGGTTCCGGTGGCGCGGAAATAGGCGTTCGAGGCGGTGAGATTCTGGATGTAGAGTATGTTGCCAAAGGCTGGCGTATCGATGCGGAAATAGACAAGGCCGGTATTCAGCCCGCGCTGCGGCGCCTCCACCACCCCTTGCGCGCGCAAGGGATCGTCGCCCGTGCCAAAGGGATAAAGGTCGCGCGGGGCGGGGGGCATGACCATCGGCCGGGCGGGCGTGAAGCGCGTCGCGATGCGCAGCCGCTCCACCGCCAGCCGGCCGGCGATGCAGGATATGATATGTTCGCCCATCGCGCTGGTCACGCGGAGCCGGGCGACCTCCCCCTCTTCCGGCGGCAGGACCGCGCAGTCGAAGCCGGTCGACAGAAAGGCGGCCCGCACCGCCAGCCCGCCGCTACTGCCCCTGCGCCGCACGATCGCGAAGACCGATGCGTCGGTTCGGTGCAGCCCGACCGTCAGGTCGCCGATCGTGAAATCGGCCAGCGGGGCGGGTTCGTCGCGCAGCAGTTCGCGCAGGTCCAGCAGATGGGGGCTGATGGCGGGCGGCGCTTCGGCCGTCGCGGTTCGGGGCATGACACAATTCCGAAAGTGTGACGGGTGTGATCCCCAACCCACTGGAAAAGAGCGGAGTTCCTGGCAAATGCCGTTCCGCTAAACTGGGTCAACGCATTCGTGCCGCCCGCGCCGCCTGCGCCCGTTTCAGGCGGATGCGCGTGCGTGCATCGCGCAGCAGCGTACCGGGCAGATCGGTCGCGGCACGCAGGCCCGCGACCGAGGAGATGTTGCGGATGCTACGCCGCGTCTCGTTCAGCACCTGCCCTACCATCGCCCGCCGCTCGATCTCCCCCGTCTCGCGCACCAGCGACAGCCGGTGGATCGCATAGATTCCGATCAGCCCGGCCAGCAGGAAATAAAAGTCCCATGCGGTCAGCGTGATCGGCAGGGTGAAGATGCCGTTCGGGCTGCGCCACCGCGCGAGCAGCTCGAACTGGCGCGCGGCGAAGAATTGGGCGAGCAGGCCGCCCAGGATCGGCGCGATCCCGGCGGCGATGGCGGTCGTCATCGCATTGGCCGCGACATAGGCGGTGGCGGACCCCTTGGGCGACAGTTTCAGCGCGATGTTGGTGCTGGCCAGCGTCACTCCGGCGATAGTCGCGCCCATGATGAGGTGAAGCCCGATCAGCCACCATTTCACCGCACCCCGGTCGCCCAGTTGCGAGGCGCCGATCATCGCGACGATCGCCAGGATATAGGCGGGGGCACACACCGCCAGGACCGACTTGTTGGCGAACCGGTCGCTCAGCCGCCCCCAGAGCCGGAGCGCGAGGATATTGGCGAGCTGGCTGGCGACGCTGAGAAGGAGCACGAAGCTGACCGCGAAATGCAACTGGCGGACGATGAAGACGGTGAAGAAGGGCGTCGCTAGATTGATCGCGAACTGCCAGCTGGCCACGAAGACCAGCAACCGGCGGAAATTGGGGTCGCCCAGCGGCTGGGACAGCAGCGCGCGCAGCGCGATGGGGCCGGGGGCGGGCGGCATCCGCGGCTCGGGCATCATCGCGACGATCCGCGCGCTGATCAGCCCGGTGAGGCAGCCGGTCGCGAACATCGCGGCGAACACCATGTCTCGTGCGAATGAACCCGCCCGTGTCCAGTCCAGCGCCAGCGCGGCCGCCAGGCCCAGGATCAGGCTGATCGCGGTCAGCCAGACCGTCCGCCGTGCAAAGACATCGCCCAGCCGGTCGTCGGGCGCGAGATCGCGCATCCAGGCATTCCACGCGCATCCGCCGACTGCGCCCAGCCCGCACAACAGCATCTGCGCCGCCAGGAAGATCAGCAGCGCGGCCGTCCCGCTGAAAAAGGCGAGTGCCGCCATCACCGCCAACATGGTCCGCCCGATCAGGCTGGACAGGACGGCGATCCGCTTGCGCCGCCGCCATCGCTCGACCAGCTGGATGGCGGGCAGTTGCAGCAGCTGCGCCAGGAACGGCATCGCGGCGAGGATGCCGACCATCACGTTCGACGCGCCCAGATGCAGCGCGAAGGCGGTCAGGATCACCCCGCTGGTGAGTGCCGCCGCGCCGCCGGAAAACCCCGCCTCGATGACGAGCAGCCGCAAGCCGCGCTCTCGGTCGGCATCAGTCAGTTCGGCTTGCGGGTCCAGGGTCATCGGTGCCGGGGCAACGTCCCGCCTGCGACGCGGGTTGCCGTCGGCTATCAGTAATGCTGATCTATATCATTGAGAATTCGCGATATTGACGTTTCCTCGCGCGACCATCCGGGCGTTCGCGGGTTTGTCGATGGATGACGCTTTCCATGCCGCCCGATCTGCGTATCGCCCTGGTCTTGGCCGGGGGCAATGCGCTGGGCGCCTATCAGGCGGGTGTCTATGAGGCATTGCACGATGCCGGTATCGCGCCGGACTGGATCGTCGGCACCTCGGCGGGGGCGATCAACGGCGCGATCATCGCGGGTAACGCGCCGGAAGACCGGCTGTCGCGGCTGTCCGACCTGTGGCGTCCCGAAGCCAGCGACCCTGTGGGCGTGCTAGCATGGGACGCGATGATCGACAGCTGGCGGCGC
This genomic interval carries:
- a CDS encoding methyltransferase produces the protein MSGISRNAMLDLLGMLRSMDYDFIAPTPASQARVIARPDRQVGATVADLLGWSLPCRRDALPPALLAILAAQGLLEERPDGLVTAAIRVSNVLGQLFLHSRYPTTARDAVFLGPDSYRFADYISRHLAGLPTEARILDYGAGAGVGGIVAASLHGKAELTLADLNPKALQLASINATFSGIANHGVMAQTPEEVDGPFDLIVTHPPFMIDPVRRAYRDGGDLYGGRLSVDWTLMAIRKLAPGGRFLMHTGVSIVGGRDVVRDAIQHAIPATGYRQDYRVLDPDIFGDELDNAPYAEVDRIAAIGLCVERATADHD
- a CDS encoding PAS domain-containing sensor histidine kinase, coding for MKRKAAIANAIIESAMDYAIISLDSEGVITSWNDGAEHVLGWSAGEALGQPGEIIFTAEDRAADVPRREMQQADQAGRAAGERWHVRRDGSKFFALGELMPLRLEEGGYVKILRDRTDQRRAVQDLEDSRKATSGAHAMLAELTESLEDPFYAVDAEGRFTYINRKAGELWGRAPGDLIGKICWDEFPQAVGSEPYHAHRRAMVERTAIRLEAKSPILGKWIDIDIHPITTGGLAVYFKDASQRKAAEIALRARNDTLSEEIAERTRERDRIWQLSGDLMDVCSADGRLHTVNAAWTAMLGWTEEELLGGNFFDLIHPEDREATAAEFARLAKGEEAAHFENRFRGRDGRYRVISWTTAPEAELFYSIGRDMTDHRRVEEQLRQSQKMEAVGQLTGGLAHDFNNLLTGITGSLEMMAIRIAQGRIGDVEKYNAAAHGAAKRAAALTHRLLAFSRRQTLDPRLIDPNRLIEDMLELIVRSAGPDIDTRYVTQVDLWTTLVDPNQLENALLNLCINARDAMPDGGRLTIETSNRSLDDRTARFHEMEPGRYVAVCVSDTGIGMTPDVVAKAFDPFFTTKPIGVGTGLGLSMIYGFARQSGGSVRIHSQPGEGTTVCVYLPAHIGRAEADDDDADLADAPRAISGETVLVVDDEPSVRMLVTDVLEELGYTAIEAADGAAGLKVLQSDARIDLLVSDVGLPGGMNGRQMADAARVTRPDLKVLFITGFAQNAAVGNGQLEPGMHVMTKPFAMEAMATRIKALIEGG
- a CDS encoding SDR family oxidoreductase; the encoded protein is MTKNPTMLSGRRILLTGGTTGIGRAALKALAAEGARVLTFGRHQDALDAALAGIDGDVTGIAEDAATQEGIDRVFAAVDDRLGGIDMLVACAALGAQPIHEMADDDWRYVIDANLTGYLACARAAILRMQDQGGGHLLFVGSISTEIKAAGESVYAATKAGIQAFAETLRKEVADKRIRVSVIQPGSVDTEMQECSEEEKQAAVADGRMLPAEDVADAILFVLSRSANCDIVNLRIEPLIQKTA
- a CDS encoding MFS transporter yields the protein MTLDPQAELTDADRERGLRLLVIEAGFSGGAAALTSGVILTAFALHLGASNVMVGILAAMPFLAQLLQLPAIQLVERWRRRKRIAVLSSLIGRTMLAVMAALAFFSGTAALLIFLAAQMLLCGLGAVGGCAWNAWMRDLAPDDRLGDVFARRTVWLTAISLILGLAAALALDWTRAGSFARDMVFAAMFATGCLTGLISARIVAMMPEPRMPPAPGPIALRALLSQPLGDPNFRRLLVFVASWQFAINLATPFFTVFIVRQLHFAVSFVLLLSVASQLANILALRLWGRLSDRFANKSVLAVCAPAYILAIVAMIGASQLGDRGAVKWWLIGLHLIMGATIAGVTLASTNIALKLSPKGSATAYVAANAMTTAIAAGIAPILGGLLAQFFAARQFELLARWRSPNGIFTLPITLTAWDFYFLLAGLIGIYAIHRLSLVRETGEIERRAMVGQVLNETRRSIRNISSVAGLRAATDLPGTLLRDARTRIRLKRAQAARAARMR
- the glf gene encoding UDP-galactopyranose mutase, whose protein sequence is MTAQLSSAAHGSNSLYHRRPRSTLICFSHLRWAFVFQRPQHLMTRFAATQDVLFWEEPEYRPGPSELHRRTCPESGVVVLTPQLDAALQGREDEALAALLDIELEGVTGPVVRWYYTPMMLPFSDHVRAACIVYDCMDELSAFKGAPPQLLEREQRLIERADLVFTGGTSLYEAKRSRHSNVHAFPSSIDAAHFGRARSGGGEPADQASLPRPRLGFAGVVDERMDLALLAALADAHPEWSLVVIGPVVKIDEADLPRRANIHYLGGRPYGALPDYMAGWDVALMPFAINEATRFISPTKTPEYLAAGCPVVSTPITDVVRHYGALAGVTIADTPAAFAAACEAAMALRAEGDSWRDEADRQLSRGSWSSTALEMTALIEAEMAGRNRHEPIASPVTWPPRHDRYDVMVVGAGFAGAVMAERLAADGGKRVLVVDRRSHIAGNAYDHHDAAGILVHRYGPHIFHTNSGEIFDYLSRFTDWRPYEHRVLADVGGKQVPMPINRTTLNALYGLDLSSDAEVEAFLASRAEPVDPIRTSADVVVSKVGRELYETFFQGYTRKQWGMDPSELDKSVTARVPTRTCTDDRYFGDRHQAMPAQGFTRMFEAMLDHPNIDLLLGVDYADVRDAYPHDHLVFTGPIDEYFGYRYGRLPYRSLRFEHRTLNEERHQPVAVVNYPDEAVPYTRITEYKHLTGQVAPQTSLTYEYPSATGDPYYPIPRDENQALYRRYEALALAEPHVSFVGRLATYRYYNMDQVVGQALATYRRLKPMLDEAAMPGVAALAGGRSAA
- a CDS encoding ATP-grasp fold amidoligase family protein: MTRAANHRLASVPFERKFGRPPLPPHHPDARINDVIYDRMIDPHWSASEQAFVDKQTAKVEAHQRCLDLHIPETLAVIPVETLASPEDLFDRLRPFIGTDALAKPTHASGGVTFLRDLADPAALRDLYDLASMDYASILREMQYWRLPRKIIVETMIPTHMAGPPDDYKFHCIHGEPLLCQIDHGRFGQPWSRLFRVPHFDPMDEGDGLSAPDGFARAAKDRLKRMIAAARALSAPFAFVRVDLYDGRDGIYFGELTFTPAASLGIAPSSAGVHREAETHRIYSRILMDALRRAKQAA